The genomic region TATAAACATTTCTTTGAAATTTTTGGTAACTTAAATAATTTTTTAGATGGTATTTTCTTTTAAAACTCCCGCACTTTACTAGAATTTTAGAACATTTCTTGAAAACAGGTAAcaactttcaacattttatcatttcCTTAAAACATGAACAatgttttgaaattctgaacattttttagaatgtgaacaattttgaaattatgaatatttttaattTCATTTTTAAAACGAGAACATTTTGGGGGAAACCTGAACAAAATGAACAAAATACTGGAAATCCGAGTATTCTTTGAAAAtggaacatttttaaaaaaaattacaaatacataaaaaataaaaaggagaagaaaaggaaaaaagaaacagagaaacaaaaaacaaaaaacaaatgatAAAAGACCACAAAAAAGACCAAGGGAAAAAACCGATTCAAATGGAGCCGTCATACAAGAATGTCAAATTGGACTGACTCAGCTCGGTCACTCTGCGAGCTTCAACATCATTTGATCTTATATAGGGTTTTCTGTATAGCAGCCCTATTTTTCGAAatcatctatatctatatctatatcaatAAAAAAAATCCAATGGGCatatccaattaatctcggccatcaaatcatgtcaattcaacgacctagactacttcaatgtcgagcgctcaacgcGTCTAACGTGCAATTAATTTCATGCAAAATGtaatgctaatcacataataacacgcagaTAATATcttacttaatatccgcatgcacttaatatacttctaaattaacatgcattgcacatacacattgaCTAGTTAATTAAGGGGTATCCCTCCGACTTTTTTTTGAGGGGTTCTCTGATTTTCTAAAGAGAAGGAACCTAAACTACAGGCTCAAACTATGTGGATCAGATCCAACCAACGTGTGAAAGAACTTACCAGTACTAGtggaatgcccgtgcgttgcaacgggcaaaAGCCGAATGTCCATGTATTGCCACATAATAATAGAAAACATAGAAACATTgatcaaattattattttaattcgGAAATACTCCATCATACATCGACAAATAAAGACTCTCTTCCACTTGTTTTCTTCTCGGTAGTCATTGTGTCTCCTTAACCAACCAAATCGTTCGCTAACTGGATATATGTCATCAACGATTAAGTAGTATTAATATTACTCAACTTCACGCATCCATGGGTGCCACTATTATAAGGTACACAAAGCTCGAAAAAGCATAGCAGAGACCGAGCTCCACATAGCTCGTTATTTCTTTTCAGCGAAAATACTATTTTCACACAttgaaaaaatctgaaaaaagtaTATACATAGATATTTATTTGTAGTATACatgtataaaatttcatgaacataaTGTTAACATGTAGTGTATACAAAAAAGATAAATACACAGATTAAAATGGGCTTTATCTTTGTCGTTTTTAGGCCAGATATTTATCTTTTTTGTGTAGCATGCAAATAATCGAATTACCTGATGAAACTTTTTTGTAACTTGACGAACAGTCATATGTATTTGTATAAAAAGATTTGATATTTTTTAAAACTTTTAAGTatattctgatttttttttgaTAAAACGGGCTCCATGAAGCCCGGCCTCTGCGACGCCTCACTCACACAAAGCTTGACAATTCCTCAGACTTATAGTGCGCCTCTTAATTTCAGCAATAATAGCAAAAGAAGATATATCCAATTTTGTGAGATTGTTCTTCATCGATAGCATGGATGTTTCATTCTCCATAGCAATAATCAGCCTGACAATGACACTACAAATGGTTCAAGTCCGTGTCAAATATTAAGCCGAAGCTATTAACTGCGACAATTTTTGAACCAACAACACATCACCCTTGGTAAGTATATAGTGCACCATGGCTTGTACCGCACCTGAATTCGGCTTGTACATacaaatattttttttaaactaagaaaaagtctacaaatgggcACAACATGAACCGATAATTTTCACAAAAATCAAGTACCTTTTGAATCTCAACTAATGTCAATTACCTTTTGAATATCAACAGATGTGCACTAAGTGGATATCTCTATCCATGTAGAACCTATTTAATCGCGCGTAGTGGCTTGCTTGAATGCAACACCTATCTACCTGCGTGAGATAGGCTGCAGGAAATGCATTGATTGTTTCAGGCTTAATAATTTACAACAAAGCAATATAATAGGTCCACGGTTGGACAGAAACAGGCATCTACCTGAGTAGAAAATATTGCTACTAAAGCGAGTTAGTACTTATAGCACTATAATATGAGGAAAACTACAACACCAAAGTCGGTTTTACTACAAACAGATAGGGGAGATACATATATAAAAAACATGTATACATTTCTTTCTTAATCAAAACAAATTATACACTTATGTATATGGAAAGAGAAACCAGATTTGTCAATATGATGTTGGACTGTCACTACTTGCAAAACCGGGCTTTCTTCTCTCTAGTATTTTCTTCCTTAAAAGATGATAAAGTAACTCATGTCTGCCAAAATACAAACATGTGGATCAATAGATAATTTCTTCCTGAAAAGATGTTAAACTCAGAACCTTTACTGGATGGTTGGTGTACAGGGCAGCACGACAGCACCGGGGAGTGCGCTGGGAGCGGACGGTCGATCTGGCTCTTCATTGAGTCGTGCTACAGTCCTCTCATCCAAATAAGTACATGTTCTTGCAGGACAAGAGATTTAATTGATAGCTAACAAGTACCCGATGCTTGCAATTAGCCTGATTTACGGGTCTGATTTTATTAAAATTGGTCGGTAGGTCCAGCTCCTCATATTGATGGCCATCAAGATGCGCTTTGTGCTGGCATATGGTCTCCTCCAGCCTCTCCAACCTCTGTATCACGACGCATCATTGTTCAGTTCACAGTAAACAAGTTTGTTTAGGTTAGAACATATGCAACAATGCAAAACATATGTTGGTGTGTGGCCATGCATGGCTAGAGTTACCGTACATACCTTTCATAATGTTCCTCTGTAGCTGAATGTTTGCCATGCTTCTTATATCCACCACCATGTCCATGTCCTCGTTCGGCCCAAGCAGGTCATTTTGCTAGGTTCAGAAGGAGTGAAAACAAGAGATGGCTTCAGTATTAGTCAAATAGGTTCAGAATTCACAAACTGCTTTCAAAAAAATATACAGACCGACCATTGAAACTTGGCACACAGAAACTACAAAGAGAAGCTTCATTGGCAAGTGCCCCGGAGCCCCTCATCTCTTCCCTGATGTGGAGGCTCGCCCGCCATCTTCCTTGAAAACTGGAGGTCCGGCCACATCCGACACTCCTCAGCATGGCATCCTTCTGCTGGTGCATGGCTTGAACCCACAAAATGTTACTACTTACCAAGTTACCCCCAATGCTAAACCTAACGTTAGTGTATATTACTTCTAATCATTTTTATCACACCCTTATGCATCATTAAAACCAAAAGAACATCAACTAAAAAATAGAATCAGTGAACATGTACTTGTGAAAGAGAAAAAAAGCAAGATGAAACCAATATACAGTTTTTGAAGCCTTCCCAAGCCAACCAAGGCCATGCTAACGTTGGTTGTTCCGTCTGCATCGTCATGGAAGTCGCATAGCCATCCTGCATTGCTACCCAGCCCAATGCCTGGAACACACACAGGCCATCGTCGTGATCCTCCCAGCAGCTGGCACGTGATCTCCACACCAACCATAACCTCCGTCGTCTCCACTCCACCACATCTTGCGCCTGGTCTCTCGCCAACCAAGTTAACTTCTTGACGGTCTCATCCCCTTCCAAGCGAGGGCCAGCAcgcccttgcaagcatccgcactGGAGTGTCCGACCATCATGCGTTTCATTGGATCGAGCCCCTGGCAACCACCAGTATCGTGACTTCAGGGAGAGATAGGAGACGATGGTGCGGCGCCGGATCGGGAAGAGATGGGAAACGGGGCGGCGGTGCCGGGAGAGCTCCATGAACGGGATATGAGCCCACCCTCGCCGCAGCCACCATGGACTGTCCTCGGATACGCCAACCCCGGCGCTGGGGGTGGCCCCTCCCCGTCGCTGATGTCGCCGCCCAGCCGTCCGCCCCTAGCCCGGATTCCCGTCCTCGCACTCCTGAACATTGTCTCGATAACCGCACTGCTCCAGCATGGTCTCGAGCGTCCTCTGCCGTAGCTGCAACTCCAGGGCCTCTGAGGCCGCCCTTCGCCTATTCGCCGACGACATGGAGGCCGCAGGCTCCATCGAGAACCCTAGGCGCACGCGATGGGTGGCGGCCGACCGGCTTCGCTTCGcggctggggaggaagagggacaTAGGTTCGTAGGTTTCAGTCACGCTGGTTTTTCTTGCTTGTTTCTTTTGTGTGTGCAGAATCGTGGGGAATCCTCGGGGATTGTGCGATCGAGGTTTGGAAGTAGGAAGCGAAGATACCACCTACCAACTGAGTAGAGATCAGAAAAGGTAAGAATCAACGtgttaggaaagttaggatttgaATTGATTTCCATAAAAATAGGTTTTATTGTTTATAACGTGATATCAatacctgcccgtttgtgacatGCCTACCAACTGAGTAGAGATTAGAAAAGGTAAGAATCAATGTGTTAGGAAATTAGGATTTGAATTGATTTCCATGAAAATGGGTTTTATTGTTTGTAACGTGATATCAATACCTGCTCGTTTGTGACATGCATggttaggaaagtttgcaaatgttaagaaagtTTTTAATGAGAGAGTGAAAAAAATTACCGTGAGGATATAATAATGAAAGGTGAGACAAAAATAAACCAGATGAAAAAAACGACGAAAAAAAATCTACGaaggttaacctacgaaaaaaaccaaacgaaaatggtgggacgaaaattgaccggcggagactatcaactgctccattagaagtagagaCTTGGGCCCTTATCGCTTTCAGAGCCGAACCTAGAATATGTGCCCTCTAAAATGGAACCGGATTCCGTATGGCGTTCACCATGATCCAGTGCTGCACGTTCAGTCGGGCCGCCATGGCCGTTCTTTTCCTTTGTTGCGAAGGCACGGCACGGCATGGCGCACGAGGGGCAGTCGCACGCGGAGATCCCAGATATACCACATGTCTGCTGGCGTACTGTATCTCGATCAGCTGCACCGCACCGCACTCCTCGCTTTCCCCTTTCCCCCGATCCTTACAAAAAGTAAACGCGCCAGCCGCCAGGCCCAGAGAACCTTCGCCCCATCGCCACTACCTCCGATTGATTCTCccccgccaccgcccgccgcccacCGCACCGCATCATTCCTCCTCATCCGTCGCCAATCCGCATAAGGCAGAGCTCCAGCCCGTTTCATTGCAGAACCAGACTAAACTCATCGCGTGCCATGGCGTCGATGCAGGctcccgcgccggcgccggcggggtaCCCGACGCACGGCGGCCAGGCCGCGCGCCCGCAGTCCACGGCCGTCGCCGTCACGGCGGCCAGCAACGGCGCCGGCAACCCCTACGTGCAAGTCACCCCGGCCAGCGCGTCCCCGTCCACCTGCCAGTGTGCGTAACCGTCCTACACCCCTCGTCTCGTTCGATTCCTCAATACTGCTCTGTACTCTCGTGTGTCCGTCGATCCTGACGTCGGCGTGCTCTGGCGCCGCCTTGCAAGTGCAGCCATCATGAAGGCGCTGGGGCGGTACGGGAAGCTGCTGGAGGACGGCACCCGCAAGGCCGCCGACACCACCGGCAACATCTGGAACCACCGTGAGTATTACTCATCCCTGCTTCGGATCATGATGCACGCGCACTGACACCGCACGTTTTGCCCTGGCGCAGTCCGGACGGCGCCGAACATGGCGGACGCGGCGGTGGCGCGGCTGGCGCAGGGGACCAAGGTGTACGCGGAGGGCGGGCACGAGCGGGTGTTCCACCAGGTGTTCGGCGGCGTGCCGGGGGAGCAGCTCCGCAAGGCCTACGCCTGCTACCTCTCCACCTCCTCCGGCCCCGTCATCGGCACGCTCTACCTCTCCACCGCCCGCCTCGCCTTCTGCAGCGACTCGCCCGTCTCCTACCACGCCCCCTCCCCCACCCAGCCGCCCGAGCCCATGTACTACAAGGCAAGCATCCTCCCTTCTCTCATCAGCTTCAGTTCACTTGGCACTCTCAACAATCTCTCTCATTCACCGGCTGCGCTGCAGGTGGTGCTTCCGCTGAACCAGGTGAGGACGGTGAGCCCGTCGGCCAGCATGTGGAGGCCGTCGGAGCGGTACATCCAGGTGGCCACCACCGACAGCCACGAGTTCTGGTTCATGGGCTTCGTCTCCTACGACAAGGCGCTCAAGCACCTCTCCGACGCCCTGCAGCGCCGTCCCTGACCGATCTCCCGCCGTCTGCACCATCGCCGCTGCTATAAGCTCCGGTTCTCCGGCAGTGGCACTGTCCTGTCAGTGACTGATCAGTGTTTGTACTCTTCTTTCCTGTACCGCAACTCGCCCCATCAGCAGTTCTTGCTCTGGAATAATTATAAGACACCAATAAAGCTCCGTTGCCTGCCGTCGGTACGTATCACCAACCACTTCGCACCGAGAAAGTGTTACCAGCTATTTCATACTCGAATTCGTTGCCggctccctccaatccatattaatgGTCGCAAATTTAGCGCAACTTTTAGTATGGATCGGAGGGAGCAGTAGGTTTCTCACACCAGCCTTCTGCTCTGGGATTACAGAGTATGTAACCCTGAACCTCGCATACAATTACAATCTGCAGCTTGTACAGTACCATGGCAGTATTACAGTACACTTGGTACAAACATAATAGCAGAAGCTAGTCAAGTGCCTCACAATTTACAACAACGTTACATAGCAAAACTGTTGTCGTCGGCGACGAACTTGCAGTCGATCCATCTTAGTCTGTATAGAGTTCATCATGCATGGCATGGAGATATGGCGGACGACGTGAATGAACTCGCGGCAAGCACGGCGAAGTGGTGGTGCGCGCGGTATGTGTTGTGTGTGGAACTATATGGGTATAATTGACGGGTGGATCAATGGAGCGGCGCGGGCGTCCGCGGGTGCAGGCGGTCGTCGAGGTCGGAGGAGTCGACGCGGTTCTTGAGCGCGGCGAGGCGGCCCCGGACGCTGAGGTCGATGGTGTGCGAGTCGTCGAGGCCGTAGCAGACGACGAAGCCGGCGATGAGCGACGGCTCCACCACGTTCTCGATGGCGAGGTTGACGAAGCCGGTGATCCGGCGCATCTTGCGCGCGATGAGCTCGGTCTGGCGCGCGTCGAGCGCCACGGCGGAGGACACCACCACGCGCAGCGCGTGcagcgggggcgcggcggcggccacgcccgcgccctcgccgccctcctccgcgATGGACGTCATGCTTTCCCTGTCCAGCAGCGAGCGCAGGAAGTTGAGCGTCACCGGCTGGAACGGCGGCACCACGGCCCCCTTCTGCTGCTCCGCCGCGCTCTGGAGGGCGGCCTCGTCCGCGTGCCCGGCGCCGACGTAGCTACTGCTGCTGGCCCGAAGCAGCGTCTGCGCCTGCCGCCTTGGGGCGCGGTGGGCGGTGCTGGGGCCGACGTCGAAGCGCAGCGACGCCGGCATGCCGTccttggcggcggcgccggccgggaAGGCCACCGCGTGGGCGCCGCCGGGGCCGATGGGCTGGTTCAAGATGTTCATTGCCGCGGCTGGGTGGGTGGCTACTGCCTACTGGGGGTCGGTCGGGCGACGAGAGAAGCCAACAAGAATCGGGGTTTTGAAGCGGGGAGTGCCGGGCGCGATGCCGGAGCAGGGGGCTGCGGTGGTGATACTGATACTGATACTGATACTGATACTGATAGGAGCTAGCTGCTGCTGGTGGCCACAGCTGGGAGGAGATAAGGTGAGGCCGAGGTAGGGGAGGGAGGGCGAGGGAGGGAATTCGGCGTGAACACGATGcggccccggcagccgcacacgcCCCATCCGGAGGAATCCGCGCCCAATCCCGTGTGCGCTGGTCATGTGGCCCCCGCGTCCTCGCGCGCGCCCGTCACGTTTTTCTCGGCGCGGCGCGATTATTCACTATATTTTTTGTGGCTTACCACATGCCGTGCTGCTGGCGACGGCTCAGAGCCGTTGCTGGACCGCCGTGCTGTGCTTCTCTCTCTTTGGAAGACAAAAAGGCTTTTTACCGTGGCTGCCGTGCCGCGGCGAGCAAAGCGCCACTCCACCGGTGGCAGAACCGAACCCAGCGATTTCATGCGTGTCCTACAGACATTTCGCGTCGTGTGTGCTGTTTCACACAACAACTCCCAGACATGACACATGCGTTGTGCATTTGTGCTAGCAGTGCTGCCTTTGCTGTGCTTGAGCTGTGATGAACTGacaggagaaaaaaaacaaaactaTGGTGAGTTGGTGAGCAAGATCAAGTGAATGTCATGTGCTGCTTGGCCTTTTTCGGCGATGCACGCCTGCTGTGCCGCCACGGATCCAAGCGGACGGACGGCTCTGGGATCGTCGGGGTGCCTAGATACTGGTCTCCACAAAACCAGAGCTAGGGCTGGCtggactacttgctgtaaattaaCCTGCCGAACAACATTAGCTGCACTCCCCCATGTGGTGCTAAACCCGCAGTAAACATCACACGGAAGTTGATTTGAaatttccgcaaaaaaaaaaacccAGTTGTACAACTGTTACCTCATCGGCAGCACTTGTAGCAACACTAACCGTGATCCGTTCAATCATAAGCAGGACCAACATGGTGATCGATCGCCAAAGACCATCCCATATAGTCTTTGTTCAACACCTGACTGGCTGATTCTATGTGTTAAATAAGTGAAGATGCAAGTCGAGAAAAAAGAAGTGAAGATGCAGGTTACACTTTACAGCATTTGAGCATACATGAGATAAAAGTTGAGGTTCGTGATGGCCACTATCAGTTCTCTACTTGTAAAATTCAGACACAGAAAATAGTACTAAAAATTCAGGCATAGAACTGACATATGATCTTCATATTAATCAGATACTACTTTCTAGGTGCAATCATCTTATATCCTACCAACAGTTTGCACCTCTTGGCAGAGGGACTCTGGATTTattgaccattttgtggacaaggaGGTTGTTAGATTTCAAAGAAGTAGGAAATACACATAAGATTGTGCATAATGAATACTGAATCTATTTTTACCTCGCGTCTTTCTTGATTTTTTTTTACTTTGATAGGACAGCACAAATCTTACATGATGATTTTCCAAAACGAAAGCAGACCAACAAGGACAAACTGCGGCCCATCAGAGCACTTGCGGTAACCTGTAAGAACATTACTTCacttcctcatatggtattaaacTCGCACTGACCATTGACACCTAATTAAGTTGTAGCACCCCCTCAACAAATGTGAGTTGGAATTAATTGACAACAACAGCATTGGTAGTCTCAAAAAAATAAAACAGCAGTATTGGTAGCAACACTATCAACGCCATCCCTTCAAGCAGATTAAGTAGGAAAACATCGTGATCCCTTAAGGAGAACTTCCCATATCATTCGTGTTCAACAACTAATTCTATGTGTTTCATTGGTAGTCAAATACTGCATTATATTTTCATTCTATCTGTATACCAGGATACAGGGTTACCTTTGCTTCCTTAACAGGAATCTGCAAGGAAATAAGTGAAGATGCTGCGTCTGCATTCAATAAATGAGATAAAAGTTGAGACCCTTGATAGCCAATATCCATTCTTGTAATATTACAGATACAGAACTGACAAATGATCTTCATATTAAGCAGATACCTCTTTCTAAGGTGCAATCATCTAAGGAAACTTAGTTGGTGCTAATCAATCATCCACAAATTACCTCCGTTCCTTAAAAAAACAGTGAGAATAATAAAGCAGCAATTCTACAAACAAATGTGGATACTCAACTTCAGCAAGTCAGTTCAGTTGTTAAATATACGTATGGCGCAATCAAAAGAAATAACGGGATCAGACTAAATCCACTTCAGAGAGGTAAGTTCATTGAATCTTGGCTCACCTCTGTTCTTCCTGTTGTCTATGCTTCTGCCCCACCAGCAAACTGTGGCATGGAGGACACATAGCAATGGCTTGGTACAAGCACCACATTAAGACTATATAACAAATCCTTGTAATAATATCCTTGTGACTAGTTTCTGCAGATGTAATAAACAGTTATTCAAAATGAATTGGATCATCAAAGAAGAAAAGCAGAAAATGATGATACGAAGCCAAGCCACAAACAAACCCTGCTTGCCTATCTTGTGCCAAGCCAGGTGGGTGTGGTACAGTGATCATGCACTTCTGTTCTGAATTTAACACCACAGGGCACTTCGGACCCAGTAGCAAACACAACAGATCTGCAGGCTGCTGCAACAGCAACAGATCCATGCACCGAATCTCTCTGGATGCACCAAATCCCATCTTATGCATAGAATCAGCAGTTTTTCAGGGCTGCAAATTAACTGAACGTGTACTATTCATCGTTAGCTAAATCCTGACGATACAGAGACATTCGGACGAAATCAAGGAACGAATTACTAGAATACAAAATCGAAACAACAGACGCAAATGAGATAAAATTTCAGATTCTTGATAGACAATATCTGTTCTTACTAGATTACAGAAAAATAACTAAAAATTCAGATACACAACTGCCAAAAGATCTTCATAGTAagcagatactccctccgtcccaaaatgtaaAACCATTTTTGACACTatacattttgggacggagggagtaatttctaAGGATTTTAGTTGGTGCTATTCGATCAGGCTTCCTTGTGAGCTGATGATATTTAAGTGCACACTGCATTCCTTGTTGGGGATTAATTCCATACAGATTAACTGAACAGATATACGGTTTACTACTATTCGTCATCGGCTAAATCCTGACGATACAGAGACATCCGGGCACAAAATTAACAAACGAAGTAGTAGAATACAATATGGGAAGACAGCACAAATCATAGACAGCATGATCTTCCAAAAGAAAGCAGATCAACCAGGACAACTTTCTGTTAACTGTAAGAACATTAGCTTCTCACTTCCCCATGTAATACTACATCGACACCGAAACCAAGTTGTATTTAATTGACAGCTGTTGCCTCAACAGATGCATTGGTAGCAACACTATCAATGTCATCCTTTCAACCATATGTACGAACACATCGTGATCACCAAAGAGAACTTCCCATATAatcagttgttgatcaccaaagaGAACTTCCCATATAATCACCATATAATCAGTTGTTGGCCGTATATATTCTTACTCGTAATATTACTGAAAACAGGACTAAAAATTCAGATACCGAAGTGACAAATGAACTGAGAATAAGAAAGCAGCCATTCTCcccacaaaataaataaaaataaagcaGCCTACAAAGAAATCTGGATAGTATACGGATATCAACAAAACGAAATATTGGTACTGGACTGAATCGCATCTCTGTTGGCCCTGTTGTCTCTGCTTCTGCCCCAGCAGCAAGCTATGACATGGAGGACACGTAGCCATGGTTTAGTACAAGAACCACATTAACAAGTTCTATAATAATATCGTTGGGACTCCTTTCCGCAATTGAATCATCAAATGAGAAAAGATGAAAATGGTGATAGGAAGCCACAAATAAACCCTGCTTGCCTATCTTGTGTACAGTGATCAGGGCGCTCAGGCCCCAACTGCAAGCACAATAAATCTGCAGACTACTGCAACAGCAACAAATCCATGCACCAAAGCTCATCTCATGCACAGAATCAATCAGCAGATTTTTCAGGGTTGCAAATTAACTGAACAGATATACggtgtactattcatcatcagctaAATCCTGACGATACAGAGACAATTCGGGGGGAGCAGAAATCAACGAATGAAGCAGTAGAATACGAAATCGAAACAGCATATTAGACACAAATGCAGGTGTCCAGATGATCATCGTCACAAACTCCGGTGTGGTGTGGCTGCTCAGGACCTCCTGAGGCTGGTGGCGATGGGgacgatgacgatgaggatgaGGAGCAGCAGCAGGATGATGCCGATGCAGAGGCACTTGCGGCTGCCGCGCTGGTGCTCGCGGGCCTTGCCGAGCTCCTTGTTGCCGGAGTGGACGTAGTCCCTGGCGTTGCTCACGTGGTGCTCGATGTTCTGAAGCTTGTCCCCCTGCGACTGTACGACGACGGCCATGTCAAGGAACACCTGGTGGAGCTCGAGGAGGCTGCGCTCCACCTCCCTGGCGGCGTCGTGGCGGTCCTGGATCTCGTTGAGCGCGGCGAGCACGGCGCCCTTGCCGTgctcggcgacggcggcgctcaTGATCTCCTCGCCGCGGCCCTCGGAGATGATGCGCTCGATGACCTCGTCCTCGGGGACCTCCCCGGTGAGCGTGTAGTAGCGGCGCTCGACGGTGTCCTTGTACTCGGACATCATCCGCTGGCGCAGCGCCTGGAAGTCGAGCATGATGTCCTTGAGCTTCTTCCGGAGGCCCGCGGTGACGGAGGTGCGGGTGCGGTCGAGGGTGGTGCCCTCCTGGCAGCCCGCGGAGAGCCTGCGCTGCGCGGCGTTGGCGAGGTCCATGTCCGCGAGCGCGCGCTGGATCCCGCGCGCGCGGCCGAGCACGGCGACGATGTCGGCGTTGACGCGGACGCGCATGGCGCGCAGCGCGTCGGGCTGGTGCAGCGACTTGCCCTCCTCGTTGGCGGCGTGCAGGCGGGCGAGCGCGTCGCGGATGGCCGCCATCTCCTCGCGGACCGCCTCCGCCTCCCTGAAGAAGCCCTTGAGGCGCTCGTcggtggcgccgccgccgccggcctgggTGAGCTCGGTCCCGGTCTCGTCGCCGCCCGCCTCGAGGTCCTTCATGGCCGCCTTCTTCAGGTCGACGTAGCTCATGAAGGACTTGGTCATGAGGTCGTTCAtggcgccggcctcctcctcctctccctctcgctgcTCGCGCGGCGGTTGTCGGTCTCTAGGGTTTGGGccgtggccggggacgaagatGTGCGCGTCGGTTTGGGGGGAGAGAGATGGGGGATTTGGGGGTGTGGGGAGAAGGGCGAGAGGGGAGGAGGGTTTTAATGGTCGAAACGGTCAACGTGGAGCGGGCGGTGGGGGGAATAGAGCCGTTGGTGAGGGGGGGTGGAGACGGCATCCCGCAACGGCTATGTGAGTCCAGATTTCTTCGTTATCTTTATTTTTATTAGGCATGATATTGATTTCCGAGCAACGGAAGCTGTGGTGGGAGAAGATGCGCAACGGATCGATGCATGGTGCCACGGCAACGGTGGCTTTTGAGCATCGGATTCTGAACACGAGACGGCGGGACCTCGAAGACCCGTGCCACGTGAGCTTCGTCACCTTCGCAACGCGATGATTTGGAACCAAGACTAACAAAAATACCAAGCGGTCTGCttggtaaggccaactccaacgcgttGATT from Triticum aestivum cultivar Chinese Spring chromosome 4A, IWGSC CS RefSeq v2.1, whole genome shotgun sequence harbors:
- the LOC123086946 gene encoding GEM-like protein 1, with the protein product MASMQAPAPAPAGYPTHGGQAARPQSTAVAVTAASNGAGNPYVQVTPASASPSTCQSIMKALGRYGKLLEDGTRKAADTTGNIWNHLRTAPNMADAAVARLAQGTKVYAEGGHERVFHQVFGGVPGEQLRKAYACYLSTSSGPVIGTLYLSTARLAFCSDSPVSYHAPSPTQPPEPMYYKVVLPLNQVRTVSPSASMWRPSERYIQVATTDSHEFWFMGFVSYDKALKHLSDALQRRP
- the LOC123086947 gene encoding ATP synthase delta chain, chloroplastic, whose product is MNILNQPIGPGGAHAVAFPAGAAAKDGMPASLRFDVGPSTAHRAPRRQAQTLLRASSSSYVGAGHADEAALQSAAEQQKGAVVPPFQPVTLNFLRSLLDRESMTSIAEEGGEGAGVAAAAPPLHALRVVVSSAVALDARQTELIARKMRRITGFVNLAIENVVEPSLIAGFVVCYGLDDSHTIDLSVRGRLAALKNRVDSSDLDDRLHPRTPAPLH
- the LOC123086944 gene encoding syntaxin-related protein KNOLLE — encoded protein: MNDLMTKSFMSYVDLKKAAMKDLEAGGDETGTELTQAGGGGATDERLKGFFREAEAVREEMAAIRDALARLHAANEEGKSLHQPDALRAMRVRVNADIVAVLGRARGIQRALADMDLANAAQRRLSAGCQEGTTLDRTRTSVTAGLRKKLKDIMLDFQALRQRMMSEYKDTVERRYYTLTGEVPEDEVIERIISEGRGEEIMSAAVAEHGKGAVLAALNEIQDRHDAAREVERSLLELHQVFLDMAVVVQSQGDKLQNIEHHVSNARDYVHSGNKELGKAREHQRGSRKCLCIGIILLLLLILIVIVPIATSLRRS